GGTATGTGGCTCGCGCAAAGGAACGCATGAAGACTGACGCTGGCTTCTTTGTCGACAAGCTTCACATGAACTGGCGCCATTTGCCGCTGATCCTACGCATGCTGCCCCAAGCACGCATCATAGACATTCGACGCGATGCGATGGATTGTTGCTGGTCAAACTTCAAGACGCTGTTCGCCAGAGGTCATCCAGCCGCCAGCGATCTATCCGATATCGGCCTCTTTTACCGAGATTATGTTCGCCAGACGGATACATTGTCGCGGCGTTTTCCGGGGCGGATCCAACTTCAGAACTACGAAGCTTTGGTGGATTCAGCCGAGAGTGAGACCATGTCCATGTTCTCGGCGATGGATATCCCGTTCGAGCCGCAAGTGCTTGAGTTCCATCTTTCCAAGGAACCGGTTGCGACCGCGAGCAGTGAGCAAGTGCGCAAGCCGCTCAATCGCAAGGGCATCGGCGTATGGAAGGCCTATGAACCTTGGCTAGGCCCCTTGCGCGCTGCTTTGGGAGAATTTGCGCATGACTGATCCTCGCAGTGATCCCTTGCGCAAGATCCTGATCGTCGGCGGTGGTTCAGCCGGTTGGATGGCTGCAACATTTCTCTCGCGCATATTGGGACGCGTTGCTGAAATCGAATTGCTTGAAAGCGATGCAATTGGCGTCGTGGGTGTAGGCGAAGCGACGATCCCGCCGATCCGCAAGTTCAACCAGTTCTGCGGGATTGATGAGGCTGCGTTTCTGCGCGACACGCAAGGTACCTTCAAAGTTGGTATCCAGTTCGAGAATTGGGGAAAGGTAGGGGATCGGTACCTTCATGCTTTTGGCCGTGTCGGCCAAGAGCTGGACGCACTGGTGAGGATGCATCACTGGTGGCGCCTCGGGCAGCAGGCGGGTGCAGCCGACTACCCCAGATGGGAAAGCCTGTTCTTGGGCCGCGCAGCAACTGATCAAAGCCGGTTTGGGTTCGATCCCCGCAATCCTGGACAACTCAGCGACTTGCTACCTCATGCATACCATTTTGACGCCATTGCCTATGGAGCGCACCTGAGGAAGGTGTCTGAAACCCAAGGTGTAACGCGAATTGAGGGTGTTGCTGTGGGTGTAGAGCGCTCACCCGAGAGTGGGGATGTAGACGCAATCAATCTCGAAGATGGACGCAGGATCAAGGCAGATCTGTTCATCGATTGCTCCGGTTTTCGCAGCATGCTCTTGGGTGAGGCGATGGATGAGCCCTTCGACGATTGGAGCCATTGGCTCCCTGCCGACCGCGCTGTTGTTATTCAGAGCAAACCTAACTCCTCTCAAATCATACCAGCCACACGCTCGATAGCGCATGCAGTAGGTTGGCAGTGGCGGATCCCCCTTCAGCGCCGTGTGGGCAACGGCCATGTCTACGCCAGTTCGTTTTCGTCCGACAATGACGCCGAGGCGCGCCTCCTGACCAATCTGGACGGAGAACTCATAGGTGATCCGCGTCTATTGCGATTCACCACAGGGCGCAGGCAACGGGCCTGGGTGGGAAATGTAGTCGGATTAGGGCTGGCTGCGGGTTTTCTCGAGCCGCTGGAATCCACCAGCATTCATCTGGTGCAAACTGCGCTGGAACGACTTGCTGACCTCCTGCCAGCAAGGGACATCAGTCCTGCCTTACGCGATCGATTCAACAATCAAAGCTCTAGGGAATGGTGTCAGGTGCGAGACCTTATAATCGCACACTATAAGGTTAATCAGCGCGATGACTCTGAATTTTGGCGCTATTGCGCGGCGATGGACGTGCCGGAGTCGCTGGCTGAAAACCTGGATCTCTGGGAACGCGAGGGAGCACTAACCATAGATGGTGGACACCTGTTCCAGCTCGGCTCGTGGGCCGCTGTTCTGATTGGTCAGAACCTATTGCCCCAACGCGTTCATTCCTTGACTGCGCGCGTCGCCGCCAGCGACATCGCGCCGCATATCGAACGGCTTGCAAAGTCTCTACAGCAACAGGCGCAATCCCTTCCCGACCATGCTTCCTTTCTTGAAAGATACGGGGCAAGTTCATCCTGAAAAGGCGGCCAATCCGCCTGCACAAATGCTGAGAGTGGTAAAGCAAACCTGTGATCCGCGATATTCTGCGCCCTGTCTGAAGGTGGAGGGCAAATATCGCAGGCGTCGCGCATCTGTGCGAAGCTGGCCTGCCAGTTATTGTGGGGACGGTGGCGCGGAAGTCGGCGCGACCGGGTACAATATGCTTGGAACGTCACCTGAGCCGGCAGCCGGTAAATTGATTGCAGAGTCAATGCAGGGTCACCCCCCCACCTTGATTCACACGCTTAGTCGCCCAAAGGGTTCTAATAGTGGTGCTTGTCCGGCTGTCGGAAACTTGTCTCGTTCTGTGAAAGCATCTCTCAGGCTAAGATCAGGCGCCGGTTTGCTTCAAGTCTTCACAAAATCGCTTGGTCCAGTCCTGCACGTTATCATCGCGGATCGTGTCGATCATCGCCAGATAGCGCGCCTTACGTTCTTTCAGAGGCATGTCGAGTGCAACGCGGATGGCGTGACTGAGGTCATCGGGGCTGTGCGGATTGACCAGCACTGCGTCACCTAGCTGGTGCGCAGCACCTGCGAAACGTGACAGAATCAAGACGCCAGGGTCATCGGGGTCTTGCGCCGCGACATACTCTTTTGCGACAAGATTCATGCCATCCCTCAGTGGCGTAACCAGACCGATTTTTGAAGCGCGGAAAAAGCCATACAACTCCGCATGACTGTAGCCATGGTTCACGTAACGGATGGGGACCAGATCGACCTCGCTGCGCGCGCCATTGATCTGCCCTGTTTTCTGCTCAAGCTCGGTCCGGATCTTCTGATAGCTTTCCACATCCTCCCGACTTGGCGGCGCGATTTGGATGAACACCAGATCGCGGACGCGTTCGGGATGCTGGTCAAAAAAACGGCCGATGCCATCAATCCGCTCTGGAAGACCCTTGGAGTAATCGAGACGGTCCACTCCGATCATTGCTGTCCGGTCGCGTGTAGAGGATAGAAGCCGCTTCTCGGCAACTTTTGCTTCCTCTTTTGCCCCTTGCGCCTGAAAGTGTTCCCAATCGATCCCGATGGGATAGGCCCGGGCAATAGCGGTTTGTCCTTCAAAGCTGATCTGGCCGCTGTTCTCGTCGACATCAGCGCCCAGCTCCTTGCGGCAATAATGCAGAAAGCTCTCGAGCCATTCCTCCGTCTGGAACCCGATCAGATCATAATCGAGCATCGTGCGAACCAGCCGCTCGTGATAAGGCAGCGAAACGAACAGTCGCGCTGGCGGCCAAGGTATGTGCAGGAAGAATCCGATGCGGTTCTTTAGACCCCGTGACCGCAGACGTTCGCCCAGTGGCAGCAAGTGATAATCATGCACCCAGACTAAATCATCTTCTTCAATCAGCGGCGTAACGCATTCGGCAAAGCGCTCGTTTACGCGCTCATACCCCTTGCCGGTCTCACGTTCATATTCGGTCAGATCGAGCCGATAATGGAATAAGGGCCAGAGCGTCGAATTGGCATAGCCGTTATAATATTCATCGATATCACGGGTTGAGAGATCAATGGTCGCGGTCGTGACACCGTCATTGCGTTGCAGGTTAATATTGCCGGTGCGATCTTCACTTTCCTCGCCCGACCAACCGAACCAGATGCCGCCGTAATCCTTCAGCGCTGAATTGAGCGCGCCTGCCAAACCACCCTGCGCACCTGCCACGCCGCGTGCCTTAGGCACAGCAACACGATTAGAGATAACGACAAGGCGGGTTATCGGACTTCACTCCATGGTTTCGACAGCAGGCCGGCGCAGTTGATCACTCCAACCAGCGAGTAGGTTTGCGGGAAATTCCCCCAAAGTTCGCCGGTTTCATAATCGAGGTCTTCGCTGAGCAAGCCTGATTGCGTTCTGTGGCTTAGCATGGTTTTGAACAAATTGCGGGCTTCTTCGTCGCGGCCGGCCAGATGCAGCGCCTCGATCAGCCAGAAGGTGCAAACATTAAACGCAGTTTCGGGCGCACCAAAATCATCTTCTGCAGCATATCTCAGCATATGGTCGCCGCGGCGCAAATGCTTCTCCACGGCAGCAAAAGTTTGTTGGAACCGGTCATCTTCTGGCGCCAGGAAACGCAGCTCCACCATCTGTAAGAGGCTTGCATCGAGATAGTCGCTTTCAAAGCTGGCGCCGTAGTGTCCGCCTGCTCCGTTTTCCTTCCATGCTTCGGTTTCAATTTTTGCCCGAACCGTGTCCGCCCGTTCGCGCCAAAGCCTGGCGCGATCCGATTTTTCCAGCCATTCAGCGGTGTTTGCCAAACGGTCGCACGCCGCCCAGCTCATTACAGCGGAATAGGTGTGCACTTCCTGTCGCGTGCGGAATTCCCAAAGGCCGGCGTCGGGTTGGTCATGCATCGCCCATGCCATTTCACCGACTTCTTCCAGGCTTTCGTAGTCACGATCGTCGGCGATACGCAGCAATCGTTCATCTATGAATCCTTGAACCGTGGGCAGCACGATCTGTCCGTAACAA
The Altererythrobacter ishigakiensis genome window above contains:
- a CDS encoding alpha,alpha-trehalose-phosphate synthase (UDP-forming), producing the protein MTRLVVISNRVAVPKARGVAGAQGGLAGALNSALKDYGGIWFGWSGEESEDRTGNINLQRNDGVTTATIDLSTRDIDEYYNGYANSTLWPLFHYRLDLTEYERETGKGYERVNERFAECVTPLIEEDDLVWVHDYHLLPLGERLRSRGLKNRIGFFLHIPWPPARLFVSLPYHERLVRTMLDYDLIGFQTEEWLESFLHYCRKELGADVDENSGQISFEGQTAIARAYPIGIDWEHFQAQGAKEEAKVAEKRLLSSTRDRTAMIGVDRLDYSKGLPERIDGIGRFFDQHPERVRDLVFIQIAPPSREDVESYQKIRTELEQKTGQINGARSEVDLVPIRYVNHGYSHAELYGFFRASKIGLVTPLRDGMNLVAKEYVAAQDPDDPGVLILSRFAGAAHQLGDAVLVNPHSPDDLSHAIRVALDMPLKERKARYLAMIDTIRDDNVQDWTKRFCEDLKQTGA
- a CDS encoding tryptophan halogenase family protein, producing MTDPRSDPLRKILIVGGGSAGWMAATFLSRILGRVAEIELLESDAIGVVGVGEATIPPIRKFNQFCGIDEAAFLRDTQGTFKVGIQFENWGKVGDRYLHAFGRVGQELDALVRMHHWWRLGQQAGAADYPRWESLFLGRAATDQSRFGFDPRNPGQLSDLLPHAYHFDAIAYGAHLRKVSETQGVTRIEGVAVGVERSPESGDVDAINLEDGRRIKADLFIDCSGFRSMLLGEAMDEPFDDWSHWLPADRAVVIQSKPNSSQIIPATRSIAHAVGWQWRIPLQRRVGNGHVYASSFSSDNDAEARLLTNLDGELIGDPRLLRFTTGRRQRAWVGNVVGLGLAAGFLEPLESTSIHLVQTALERLADLLPARDISPALRDRFNNQSSREWCQVRDLIIAHYKVNQRDDSEFWRYCAAMDVPESLAENLDLWEREGALTIDGGHLFQLGSWAAVLIGQNLLPQRVHSLTARVAASDIAPHIERLAKSLQQQAQSLPDHASFLERYGASSS